A stretch of the Elephas maximus indicus isolate mEleMax1 chromosome 3, mEleMax1 primary haplotype, whole genome shotgun sequence genome encodes the following:
- the LOC126071381 gene encoding uncharacterized protein LOC126071381 — MGDVVQLYPGLQFEPKQQQAEYRVLVSSVSSAADWRQVGSDAGAEMKRISSVSLHGPPGDLALVHAFLLSLAPLQGSRSPPHFLRSRPPDRKQVELGALQRRRRAGEGAADDAKGPPGAHGGHRVMVPAGLRQGSQTRGLRVSLASEADEEQGAAKAIRLPSCVGITQCAGFKGDEEHDSSPPTPRFSENLYHRKPAERLMLPASHFFVPFWSVSFFKLVALFHRMRKIH, encoded by the exons atggGTGATGTAGTCCAGTTGTATCCCGGTCTCCAGTTCGAACCAAAGCAGCAGCAGGCCGAGTACCGCGTCCTGGTTTCAA GTGTAAGCTCTGCTGCCGACTGGCGGCAGGTAGGGAGCGATGCAGGTGCAGAAATGAAACG GATCTCGTCTGTGTCTCTGCACGGGCCTCCTGGGGATCTCGCCCTAGTCCACGCCTTCCTGCTTTCCTTAGCTCCTCTTCAAGGTTCCCGTTCTCCCCCTCATTTTCTCCGCTCCCGCCCGCCCGACCGCAAACAAGTCGAGCTTGGGGCGCTTCAGAGGCGCAGGCGGGCTGGAGAAGGCGCAGCAGACGACGCGAAGGGACCTCCCGGAGCCCACGGGGGTCACCGTGTCATGGTCCCCGCAGGCCTCAGGCAGGGGTCGCAGACCCGGGGTCTACGGGTGTCCCTGGCTTCTGAGGCAGACGAGGAGCAAGGAGCGGCGAAGGCCATTCGGCTGCCCTCTTGCGTCGGAATCACCCAATGCGCAGGTTTCAAAGGTGACGAAGAGCACGATTCGTCACCCCCAACCCCTCGCTTTTCCGAGAATTTGTACCATAGAAAACCTGCGGAACGCCTAATGCTTC CAGCTTCTCATTTCTTCGTGCCCTTCTGGAGCGTGTCCTTCTTCAAGCTTGTGGCCCTCTTTCACAGGATGAGGAAGATACACTGA